One genomic segment of Gemmatimonadota bacterium includes these proteins:
- a CDS encoding cation transporter produces MLAIFKGLAGILGNSYALIADAVESVADIAGGLVVWGSLSVAARDADHDHPYGHGKAEPLATAVVGLMLLGAALGIMLEAVREMMVPHQPPAPFTLAVLVGVVLVKETLFRRVLRAAAVDNSGTVHADAWHHRSDAITSGAAFVGISAALLGGSGWEWCDEAAAIVAAFVILANGIRIIRPAIHELMDGAPEEEFLDSVSKAAMSTPGVRHIEKLRARRVGTQFDVDLHVQGDPALTLHEAHILSGIVKGRIRSSVPAVCHVLVHMEPYEPQ; encoded by the coding sequence ATGCTGGCGATCTTCAAGGGACTCGCCGGCATCCTCGGCAACTCCTACGCGCTCATCGCGGATGCGGTGGAGTCGGTGGCCGATATTGCCGGCGGCCTGGTGGTGTGGGGGAGTCTCTCGGTCGCGGCGCGCGACGCCGACCACGACCATCCCTATGGACATGGCAAGGCCGAACCGCTCGCCACCGCCGTCGTCGGCCTCATGCTCCTCGGCGCAGCACTCGGCATCATGCTCGAAGCAGTCCGCGAGATGATGGTACCGCATCAGCCGCCCGCACCGTTCACGCTCGCGGTGCTGGTCGGGGTCGTCCTGGTCAAGGAAACCCTCTTCCGCCGTGTGCTGCGCGCGGCGGCGGTCGACAACAGCGGCACGGTGCACGCCGATGCCTGGCATCACCGGAGCGACGCGATCACCTCGGGGGCGGCGTTCGTTGGCATCTCCGCCGCCCTGCTCGGCGGCTCGGGGTGGGAGTGGTGCGACGAGGCGGCCGCGATCGTCGCGGCCTTCGTGATTCTCGCGAATGGCATCCGGATCATTCGCCCCGCCATTCACGAGTTGATGGATGGCGCCCCGGAGGAGGAATTCCTCGACTCGGTGTCGAAGGCGGCGATGAGTACGCCCGGGGTGCGGCACATCGAAAAGTTGCGGGCGCGCCGGGTCGGGACGCAGTTCGATGTCGATCTCCACGTGCAGGGCGATCCCGCACTCACGCTGCACGAGGCCCACATCCTCAGCGGGATCGTGAAGGGCCGCATCCGGAGTTCGGTGCCGGCGGTGTGTCATGTGCTGGTTCACATGGAGCCCTACGAACCGCAATGA